GCAAGTTCTGCATCATCCCCGACATGCGCGGGCGGCTGGCGTCACGCCCCGCCAAGGCCGTGCTGCGCGAAGCGGAAAAGCTGGTTGAAAACGGGGTGAAGGAACTGCTGGTGATCAGTCAGGATACCAGCGCCTATGGCACCGACTGGCCCGCCGACCAGCGCCGCGGGCTGACCGAACAACCGATCACAACGCTGGCCCGCGATCTCGGTGGCCTTGGTGCATGGGTGCGCCTGCACTACGTTTACCCCTACCCCCATGTGCGCGAGATTATTCCCCTTATGACCGACGGGCTGATCCTGCCCTATCTGGATATCCCGTTCCAACACGCCCACCCCGACACCCTGCGCCGCATGGCCCGCCCCGCGCACGCCGAACGCACGCTTGATCGCATCGCTGAATGGCGCGGGATTTGCCCCGACATCACCCTGCGCTCGACCTTTATCGTTGGCTACCCCGGCGAAACCGAGGCCGAGTTTCAGCACCTGCTCGACTGGATGGACGAGGCACAACTCGATCGCGTCGGCTGTTTTCAGTATGAAGACGTGGCAGGCGCACGCAGCAACGCCCTGCCCGATCATGTGGCCGATGAGGTCAAACAAGAGCGCTGGGACCGTTTCATGGAAAAAGCCCAAGCGATTTCCGAAGCGAAACTCGCCGCAAAAGTGGGCCAGCGCATGGAGGTGATCGTGGACGACATCGACGCCGACGGCATCGCCACCTGCCGCACCAAGGCCGACGCCCCCGAGATCGACGGGAACCTGTTTATTGATGAAGGGACCGAAGGGTTATCGGTTGGGGATATCGTGACGGTCGAAGTGGACGAAGCAGGCGAGTATGATTTGTGGGGATGTTTGGTTTGACGTCGGCTTGATGGGACGAAGTTGTCTTTGAAAGACCTTGTCTTAATGACCGCTTACAGCCCGAAGCGGACGCTCGTATCTATGCGAAAAATGTGGGATAAAGTCATTGTCGAATTGTCAAGTGCTGCCTCGGGCAGGACATTGGCCCAAAGATCAGCAGTGAGAAAACAGTATTGAAGGCGGTAGCATTGAGCGAAGAGGAACAGCTTGAGGTGATGCGATATTGGGTTTCCGAGGCCAGCAAAGCTCGAAGAAACATTGCCTTCATTCGAGGCTTTGAGGAAATTCGAAGACGTTACGTTGAAAGTGTGTCTCCAACAGAAGAACCTAAAGACCCCGCCTATAATGCTGTCGCACGGGTATCTATAGCGGTGCTAAATGTTGTCTTGGATGCTCTAATATCATTTTCATTCAAAGCGTTCGACCAAGCCTCGCAAGCCAGCCTAACAAGACTCAAGAACGCCTTATTACGTAACGCGGCCAATGATGACTGCCACGATACCGTTAACGAGGCATTCAAGCAGTTTCAAAGAAATGAAAAGGTGGTCTTGGAAGAGCTTACAAGGCTTCGAAATAAGTTGATTGCTCATATTGATTACGATTTCGTGCTAGATCCCAAGCAGGAAAGTCTGAAAATCAAAGAAGTCTTGCTGGCCACCGACATGATCATAGGCCTTGTAGATGTCCTCGCCGCCCAATTCGAAAAGATCGGGACAGTCGAAAGTTCAAACGTTTCTGGCAATTCCCTCGTGATCACACCTACCAAATTTGCAGAGACGGACGCTGAAGAATTTTGGCGGGTAACTTTTTGTAATTGGGCGAAATAGTTGGGGTAGAGAGACGGTGACGAGAACGTAATTGAGAGCCTGATTTCCGCCTTCGCCTCAAGGTTTGCAAACTCCGCTTCCTGCGCATTTCTGCCATTCATCTAATCGCAGCATATGTCAATTTGGACCCAAAGCGGAAACCCCGCGCTTCACCTTTCCCGACCGCCCCCATGGGCGGGGGCTTCACCCCCACCCGCGCACGGGCTGCCTTCCTTGCCAACGCCCCCGCCCCGCTCATGTTAGGTCCGGCCCACACCGATCCCCAAACCAACCCAAACTATGCTATACTCCCACTTTCCCCGTCATCATGCCGCGGGGACACATGTCTGCCAATTCACGCGCATGAGGGAGGATGACACGATGTATGCACGCATTACACCATACAAGATGAAGCCCGGTTCCAAGGCTGCCGCGACCCAGATCATGGAAACCCTGAAGGACCGCATTATGGCCCTGCCCGGTCAGCAAAGTTTCCTGAATGTCATGAATGACAACGACGGATCCGGCTATGTGATTTCGACCACCAACATTGCCGAAGCAACACCGGAAACGGTTGAAAAGGTCAATGCCCTTTGGGCGAACTTCAAGGACCATTTGGTCGAAGAACCCAGCGCAAAAATCTACGAAGTGGTTGCCGACTGGTCCTAGGCGGTCAGACGCGAGGGCGGGCCAAACTGCCCTCGCTAAGGCGCCTCAAACCAAACCCGCACCGCGTCCTGCACCCGCCGGAAACGGTCCCCACCCAGATGCACACCGCCGAACCAGCGCGTGACGACGATAATCTCGCCCACGCGACCTTCGCGTTCCAGCATCCGCAGGATCACCATGCCTGCGCCCGCCTCCCCGTCGTCATTCTTTAACGGCGTCCCGTCAGGCAACAGCACAGCCCATGTGTTATGCGTCGCACGCGTGAATTTCTTGCGCCGTGTCAGTGTCTTGATGAACGCCTTGGCATCATCAGCCGACCCGCAAGGCCCGCCCGACACCGCGTATTTCGACCCGCGGTCGGTAAAGATGTTTTCAATCACCCGCATCCCCGCAACCTGACCAAACCGTTGACCCATATCAAGGCGCTGTGCGGCGGTTTCTGCTAGGCTGATGCAAACAAAACGAGAGGGACTTCATGACAACTGCTGTAGCCAAATCACCCGCCATCAAACGTCCGACACTGCCTGCCAAGCTTGCCCGCCGCCCCTACGAGGCGGAGAAGGCGCAGCTTCAGGCTGAACTCCTCAAGGTGCAAATCTGGGCGCAGGAAACCGGCCAGAAATTTGTGCTGCTGTTTGAAGGGCGCGATGCGGCTGGCAAGGGCGGCACGATCAAACGCTTTACCGAACACCTGAACCCGCGCGCGGCCCGTGTCGTGGCCCTGAACAAACCCAGCGACGAAGAGCGCGGCCAGTGGTATTTCCAACGCTATATCGAACACCTGCCCACGGCGGGCGAAATGGTGCTTTATGACCGTTCCTGGTATAATCGCGCGGGCGTGGAACGGGTCATGGGCTTCTGCAAACCCGAAGAATATCTGGAATTCATGCGCCAGACGCCGGAATTTGAACGGATGCTTACGCGCTCGGGCATCCGCATGTATAAATACTGGTTTTCCGTCACCCAAAGCGAACAAAAGCGCCGCTTTGACAGCCGCGAGACCGACCCGCTGAAACAGTGGAAACTGTCGCCCATTGATAAGGCCTCCCTGAACAAATGGGGCGACTATACCGAGGCCAAAGAGGCGATGTTCTTTTACACCGACACGGCCGATGCGCCCTGGACGGTGGTGAAATCCAACGACAAGAAACGCGCGCGGCTCAACTGTATGCGCCACTTCCTGTCAACGCTCGACTATCCCGGCAAAGACCCCGACATTGCCCGCGCACCTGATCCGGCCATCGTCGGACCAGCCGCCAAGGTGATCCACAACGCCGACCACATCCTCGGCACCGCACTGCACCCCGATACACGGCGCACCTAGATGCGGCTGGCCCCCTCGGCCTCTTGCGCAATAGCGTCGATGTCGACCTCATCGGCGGTTGCCTTGCCCTCTTTGATGCGGGGCGCGGGGCGGTGCCATTGTGCCAGATACTGGCCGATGTCGCGATAAAATCCCGGCACGATCAATTCGAGGTCGGTGATGAAATTTGCCTGCTGCGTCAGACGCGCGCCAAGCCGTTTCGCGTGAAATAAGTGAAACGCGCGCACTTGCAGGTTTTCTTTGCCCACTTCGCACTGGTCCGGATCATCGCGCAGTTGCGCAACGGTAAACTGTGTGTCCTCGCTGCGGCCGGGCCACAAAAGACGGACGTGCAAATCGGAAATATCGTCATGTTTGATCTGGCGTAGCAGCCAGTTGACCCGTGCTTTGGACGATTTCTTGTCTTCGGGCGCCTGCAAAGTCATGCCCACATCAACC
This portion of the Octadecabacter sp. SW4 genome encodes:
- the rimO gene encoding 30S ribosomal protein S12 methylthiotransferase RimO, whose product is MSQNPPNLRPDLANARISETRREGQPTIGMVSLGCPKALVDSERILTRLRAEGYAISPDYAGADAVIVNTCGFLDSAKAESLDAIGEALVENGKVIVTGCLGAEPDYIREHHPKILAVTGPHQYEQVLDAVHDVVPPSPDPFIDLLPASGVSLTPRHYSYLKISEGCNHKCKFCIIPDMRGRLASRPAKAVLREAEKLVENGVKELLVISQDTSAYGTDWPADQRRGLTEQPITTLARDLGGLGAWVRLHYVYPYPHVREIIPLMTDGLILPYLDIPFQHAHPDTLRRMARPAHAERTLDRIAEWRGICPDITLRSTFIVGYPGETEAEFQHLLDWMDEAQLDRVGCFQYEDVAGARSNALPDHVADEVKQERWDRFMEKAQAISEAKLAAKVGQRMEVIVDDIDADGIATCRTKADAPEIDGNLFIDEGTEGLSVGDIVTVEVDEAGEYDLWGCLV
- a CDS encoding YigZ family protein; this encodes MRVIENIFTDRGSKYAVSGGPCGSADDAKAFIKTLTRRKKFTRATHNTWAVLLPDGTPLKNDDGEAGAGMVILRMLEREGRVGEIIVVTRWFGGVHLGGDRFRRVQDAVRVWFEAP
- the ppk2 gene encoding polyphosphate kinase 2, yielding MTTAVAKSPAIKRPTLPAKLARRPYEAEKAQLQAELLKVQIWAQETGQKFVLLFEGRDAAGKGGTIKRFTEHLNPRAARVVALNKPSDEERGQWYFQRYIEHLPTAGEMVLYDRSWYNRAGVERVMGFCKPEEYLEFMRQTPEFERMLTRSGIRMYKYWFSVTQSEQKRRFDSRETDPLKQWKLSPIDKASLNKWGDYTEAKEAMFFYTDTADAPWTVVKSNDKKRARLNCMRHFLSTLDYPGKDPDIARAPDPAIVGPAAKVIHNADHILGTALHPDTRRT